A genomic stretch from Alosa sapidissima isolate fAloSap1 chromosome 3, fAloSap1.pri, whole genome shotgun sequence includes:
- the LOC121705696 gene encoding uncharacterized protein LOC121705696 isoform X3, giving the protein MDFSENYGCKLSTEVQSFHFGGSRQQATIHTSVVYTKEETQSYATISKSLRHDERAVWAHLQPVLEDLKKRNPLVSVVHFMSDGPLTQYRNKKNFYLISTVPFLLGFQEVTWNFSEKNHGKGAPDGVGGAVKRCADNVVRMGGDIQCPEDLYKVLRDKESTIKFFWIADSDVAKYDEAVPEKLPPVKGTLKVHQITTKVPGKFWHREVSCFCSRTNTTCVCDSPTEINFNREVEVSPQAEAVSAPAPATAENLNGKFVIVQYEDLPFVGQVLLSVGDEVQISCMLQKGNRNNFVWPSPPDEIYYFKTDVKFVIAEPEPSSNRASRLAEKDWETFVQFMN; this is encoded by the coding sequence ATGGATTTTTCTGAAAATTATGGCTGCAAACTCAGCACTGAAGTGCAATCGTTCCATTTTGGAGGAAGCAGACAACAAGCCACCATCCACACAAGTGTGGTTTATACCAAAGAGGAGACCCAGTCCTACGCCACAATTTCAAAGAGTCTGCGGCATGATGAGCGGGCAGTCTGGGCCCATCTGCAACCTGTTTTGGAAGATTTGAAGAAGAGAAATCCATTGGTGTCTGTGGTACACTTCATGAGTGACGGGCCTTTAACCCAATACAGAAATAAGAAGAATTTCTATTTGATCAGCACAGTTCCCTTTCTCCTTGGGTTTCAGGAAGTTACCTGGAATTTTTCTGAAAAAAATCATGGAAAAGGTGCACCCGATGGTGTGGGTGGTGCGGTCAAAAGGTGTGCTGACAACGTTGTAAGAATGGGTGGAGACATACAGTGCCCAGAAGATCTATACAAAGTGTTGCGAGACAAGGAGTCTACAATCAAATTCTTCTGGATTGCTGACAGTGATGTGGCCAAGTATGATGAAGCGGTCCCTGAGAAGTTGCCTCCTGTTAAAGGCACACTGAAAGTTCATCAGATCACCACAAAGGTACCTGGGAAATTTTGGCACCGAGAAGTATCATGTTTCTGCTCCCGCACCAacaccacatgtgtgtgtgattcaccaACAGAGATTAATTTTAACAGAGAAGTAGAGGTCAGCCCACAAGCTGAAGCAGTCTCTGCCCCTGCCCCGGCAACTGCTGAAAATTTAAATGGCAAATTTGTTATTGTGCAGTACGAGGACCTGCCATTCGTTGGGCAGGTACTGCTGTCTGTAGGAGATGAGGTACAAATTAGCTGCATGCTACAAAAGGGAAACAGAAATAACTTTGTGTGGCCAAGTCCACCAGATGAAATTTACTACTTCAAGACAGACGTCAAATTTGTTATCGCAGAACCTGAGCCATCTTCAAATAGAGCCTCAAGGTTAGCAGAAAAGGACTGGGAAACATTTGTTCAGTTCATGAACTGA
- the LOC121705696 gene encoding uncharacterized protein LOC121705696 isoform X2, which translates to MPLSVKERSARYRQKLKGNPVLREEKLAKRKESYHRRKQALNGRNPDHPSIKDVSAADAEKRREHWRETQKKFRKKQKQAKAVLDLTPDSFEAPPENIVNIPEPEPIPLQEVEQRPLSPTHVVNAPLASSTPERLPMRFKKLKKQKRDLNKQLAALQKQLSQTKQRCNTLNKLLKRSKKTRKAKEKVARSEMVLKAKQRKESVISFLCRDENSRLLPGKKDTITKNKVRTQRRVLTKTMKELHALYISEVDTKLCVSYRQFLRLRPFYVTEPKTSDRNTCACIDHENVALLLDKFYQNGLLKTKSTSEMLSAIVCDTHKKQCMYRLCSKCCYNEIEMTLPEDRRGVQDFKGDTF; encoded by the exons ATGCCCTTATCTGTTAAAGAGAGATCAGCTAGGTACAGACAGAAATTGAAGGGAAATCCTGTTCTCAGGGAGGAAAAACTagcaaagagaaaagaaag CTATCATAGAAGAAAACAAGCTCTCAATGGCAGAAATCCAGATCACCCTTCAATTAAAGATGTTTCTGCAGCTGATGctgaaaaaagaagagaacatTGGAGAGAAACTCAGAAGAAGTTCAGAAAGAAACAAAAGCAAGCAAAAGCGGTGCTTGACCTCACCCCAGATTCATTTGAAGCACCACCTGAAAACATTGTTAATATACCGGAGCCTGAACCAATACCACTACAAGAGGTGGAACAAAGGCCTCTGTCCCCTACACATGTGGTGAATGCTCCTCTGGCTTCTTCCACTCCAGAAAGACTACCAATGCGCTTTAAAAAACTCAAAAAGCAGAAGAGAGATCTGAATAAACAACTTGCTGCTCTTCAAAAACAACtgtcacaaacaaaacaaaggtgCAACACATTAAATAAGCTTTTGAAAAGGTCAAAAAAGACTagaaaagcaaaagaaaaagtAGCTAGGAGTGAGATGGTGTTGAAGGCTAAACAAAGGAAAGAGAGCGTGATCTCATTCCTCTGTAGAGATGAGAACAGTCGCCTTCTGCCTGGAAAAAAAGACACAATAACCAAAAACAAGGTAAGAACACAGAGGCGTGTCCTTACTAAAACAATGAAAGAGCTCCATGCGCTTTACATCTCGGAGGTGGACACAAAACTCTGTGTGTCTTACAGACAATTTTTACGTCTGCGGCCATTCTACGTCACTGAGCCTAAGACTAGTGATCGAAACACTTGTGCCTGTATCGACCACGAAAATGTGGCACTTCTTCTGGATAAATTCTATcaaaatggccttttgaaaacaaaaagcaCATCCGAGATGCTATCTGCAattgtgtgtgacacacacaaaaaacaatgcatgtaCCGTCTTTGCTCCAAATGCTGTTATAATGAAATCGAAATGACCCTACCTGAAGATCGAAGAGGAGTGCAGGACTTTAAAGGAGACACTTTTTGA
- the LOC121705696 gene encoding uncharacterized protein LOC121705696 isoform X1: protein MAHQSTKRSVIQYNTENMPLSVKERSARYRQKLKGNPVLREEKLAKRKESYHRRKQALNGRNPDHPSIKDVSAADAEKRREHWRETQKKFRKKQKQAKAVLDLTPDSFEAPPENIVNIPEPEPIPLQEVEQRPLSPTHVVNAPLASSTPERLPMRFKKLKKQKRDLNKQLAALQKQLSQTKQRCNTLNKLLKRSKKTRKAKEKVARSEMVLKAKQRKESVISFLCRDENSRLLPGKKDTITKNKVRTQRRVLTKTMKELHALYISEVDTKLCVSYRQFLRLRPFYVTEPKTSDRNTCACIDHENVALLLDKFYQNGLLKTKSTSEMLSAIVCDTHKKQCMYRLCSKCCYNEIEMTLPEDRRGVQDFKGDTF, encoded by the exons ATGGCACATCAAAGTACAAAACGGAGTGTCATACAGTACAACACAGAGAAC ATGCCCTTATCTGTTAAAGAGAGATCAGCTAGGTACAGACAGAAATTGAAGGGAAATCCTGTTCTCAGGGAGGAAAAACTagcaaagagaaaagaaag CTATCATAGAAGAAAACAAGCTCTCAATGGCAGAAATCCAGATCACCCTTCAATTAAAGATGTTTCTGCAGCTGATGctgaaaaaagaagagaacatTGGAGAGAAACTCAGAAGAAGTTCAGAAAGAAACAAAAGCAAGCAAAAGCGGTGCTTGACCTCACCCCAGATTCATTTGAAGCACCACCTGAAAACATTGTTAATATACCGGAGCCTGAACCAATACCACTACAAGAGGTGGAACAAAGGCCTCTGTCCCCTACACATGTGGTGAATGCTCCTCTGGCTTCTTCCACTCCAGAAAGACTACCAATGCGCTTTAAAAAACTCAAAAAGCAGAAGAGAGATCTGAATAAACAACTTGCTGCTCTTCAAAAACAACtgtcacaaacaaaacaaaggtgCAACACATTAAATAAGCTTTTGAAAAGGTCAAAAAAGACTagaaaagcaaaagaaaaagtAGCTAGGAGTGAGATGGTGTTGAAGGCTAAACAAAGGAAAGAGAGCGTGATCTCATTCCTCTGTAGAGATGAGAACAGTCGCCTTCTGCCTGGAAAAAAAGACACAATAACCAAAAACAAGGTAAGAACACAGAGGCGTGTCCTTACTAAAACAATGAAAGAGCTCCATGCGCTTTACATCTCGGAGGTGGACACAAAACTCTGTGTGTCTTACAGACAATTTTTACGTCTGCGGCCATTCTACGTCACTGAGCCTAAGACTAGTGATCGAAACACTTGTGCCTGTATCGACCACGAAAATGTGGCACTTCTTCTGGATAAATTCTATcaaaatggccttttgaaaacaaaaagcaCATCCGAGATGCTATCTGCAattgtgtgtgacacacacaaaaaacaatgcatgtaCCGTCTTTGCTCCAAATGCTGTTATAATGAAATCGAAATGACCCTACCTGAAGATCGAAGAGGAGTGCAGGACTTTAAAGGAGACACTTTTTGA